A stretch of DNA from Methanolinea mesophila:
CCGCAAGTTACAGTTCCCTCGGTTTCTCCCTGAACGGAATCCGGTTCCTGGATTTTATGGACGAAACCGTGGGGACGCTGGGAATCCCGGTCGCCGCGATGATCACTTCGATAGCATTTTCATGGTTCATGGACCGGAAGGTGCTCGAAGGGGAACTGATGACGTACCGTGGCCTGAGAAGAATTATAATTCCGGCGTGCAGGTATGTCATACCTGTCGTGCTGGCGGGATCGATTGGTGCTCGTCTCGTGCTCAACCGGGATTATCCCGCGTGGCATGTGATCCCGGGGGCTCCTTTCCCCGGGAATCTCATTCAGGGGGCCGGTACATTCCTGATACTGGGGGGCATTCTTCTCGTAATTTTCATAAGCTGCAGGCTCTCCGGGTGCAGCTGGGTCCGGAAATTACCGTTCTTTGGAGAGAAAAAGGCCCCCTGATGTCCCGATTAACTCCTCCACGCCGGTTCCTGCGCTATTCCACATCTTCATATACTGCCAGCAGAAAAATTATGCACTATGGAAAAGCGGGATCTGGCGATCGTAATAGCAGCCCTTGCGATAGTCATCGTCCTGGCGCTGGTCGTCAAACCCGCACTCACCGGGAAACCACCGGACCTGAGCATCCCGATTCCGGGCACCGAACCTACGCCGAGCCCTACGCCCACGCTCCCGGACTGGGCGAAAGATTACTATGCATCGTCAACCACATCGGCTACGCCCGTCCCTACCCCCTCGCCGACCTGGAGCGGGCAGTCGCAGACCCTGGGGATTGTGGGACCCGGCAGCACCCCCGAACCCACCCTCTCCCATAGCCGGCTGCCGGAAGAGCCCACGCCTGTGCCCGAAAAAATGCTTGTCTACGCTACCATAGACGGGAATTACGGCGGAATGACCGAGAATATCTCTATGCCCTTCCCGTATTGGGAACTCCAGTACACAGTTGAGCCCTGGGACCGTTTTGTCGGGGTTACGGAGTCCAAAGCAGGGGGGATTGCCAGCTCTATGGGAACCCAGGTGTTCCCGTCCTTTTCCATCGAGGTCCGGGATGCTTCAGATCCCGATCGGGTCATCCGGACCATCGAACCCGCGGGAGGGCTCGACCCTGATCTCTGGGGGAGGGGGGATGATTACGATCCGCGTCCCTGGGTCGAGAAGTTCTATGAAGGGACCTCGAGGGGGTCCTATTACTTCGTCATTAAGCCGCATATGATCCGGTCATATCACATAGAAATCCTGGTACCCGAACGATACCTTGGAAATTACTAGCCTGTATCCCACCTGGGGAGATCAGACCGGGAAAAAAAGAATTTGTATTCTGTATCCCGGGGACGGCTTGATATCCCGTCCCCTTCGCCGCGGGTTCTTTAACGGTTATTCGAGGTCCAGTTTCCTCTTGCCCATCGATTCGATGTAGGGAATCTCTTTTCCGACCTCTACGGCAGCAGTCTTGTCTGCGGGAATCTCGATCTCGAAATTGGTGAACTCTTTCATGTCCATCAACGTCGCAGTCGTCCCTGCCACCGTGATCACCTGCCCGCTTTTCCTTTCTACCACCGGGATGTAGGTCTTTGCCGAGACTGGCTGGACGATGGAGCGCTTGACTCCGTCAAAGATCCCCACCGCATCTATACGCGCCTTTGCCGCGCCATGCTTGCCGGGCTTCGAGACCGAGATGGACAGTATCTTGCAGGGCTCTTCTTCAATGACCATGTAGCGGCCTTCCTTGAGTTTGCCTATTTCTGTTTGTTCTTTCATTGTATTCACGCTCGCTCACAAACGCAGTAGTAATTTATCATAACCAGATTACATAAATACACCGTAGGAACGCACCGGTTTGATACCATGGAATTCCTCTCCTCGTGTGAAGAAATGGCGGCATTGGTGCAGGATGCGATAGAGGATCTTGCCGGGAGGCCTGCAGGCGGGGAAGTCGTGGGGATGGGTGCTGACGGCACGCCGACCAAGAAGATCGACCTGGTTGCGGAAGACTGCATTGTATCCTACCTGGAAGATCATCCCCTGTGCAGGACCCTGATTAGCGAAGAAGCAGGGATCGTGTCCATGAAGGGGGATGCCGGGACCATCTTCCTCGACCCGGTGGACGGGACGTTCAACGCAGTTGCGGGGATTCCCTTCTATGCGCTTTCCCTTGCATATGCCGAACACGGCAGGGTCGAGAAAGCATTCGTGAAAAACCTTGCAATCGGGGAGACTTTCACAGCGGTAAGGGGAAAGGGGTCTTTTATGGACGGGTCCCCGATCAGGGTCTCCGCGACCTCCCACCTGGACCGCAGTGCCATGAGCATCTACGGGAGGAAGTTTGATCCCCGGAGGATGACACCACTTGGCCAGAAGATACGGAGGTGGCGTCTCCTGGGAGCGTCCGCACTCGAGTTATGCTACCTTGGATGCGGAAGGATAGACGGGTTCATCGATCTTCGCGGAACCCTCCGGGTAACCGACGCCGCGGGAGGTATGCTGGTATGTACGGAAGCGGGAGGGGTTGTCAGCGATCTCGAGGGGTCGCCCCTGTTCTTCCCCGACGAGGTGACCATTGGAAAATGCATGGTGGCGACCAACGGCACCCTGCACGGCAAAGTAATCGAGTACCTGAGGTAACACCCATGCGATTTCTGCTTGTCTCACGGATAGACACTACGGACGCACTCAGATATACCCTGGAACTCGGCGATCTCCTCTCCGGAGCAGGCCACGAGGTTCAGTATGAGCAGAACACCGCCAGAACAGCAGGTCTCCCCTCCGGAATGGCATTTCCGGATGCCGATGCCGATATTATCGCCACGGTAGGAGGAGACGGTACCATTCTTCTCGCGGTCCAGAGCCTGCGCCGGCAGATCCCCGTCATAGGGATAAACTGGGGCGAGGTAGGCTTCCTGGCAGACCTTGAACCCGAAGAGGCGAGTCCTTTTTTGCTCTCATTGCAACCGGATTTTCCTGTGGAAAAGAGGATGCGTATCTCGCTCTCCATGGACGGGAAGGAACTCGGAGAAGCACTGAACGAGGCCCTCATCGTCACCAGTCGTCCGGCCAAGATGCTTCGGTTTCTCGTAATGGTAGATGGAAACCCCGCAGAAAGGTTCCGCGCGGACGGCCTTCTGATCAGCACCCCTACGGGCTCGACGGCATATGCGATGAGTGCCGGGGGGCCGATTGTCGACCCCCGTATCGAAGGAATCCTGCTCGTGCCCCTGGCACCCTACCTTCTTTCCTCCCGTCCCCACCTTATCAGCAGCGGCCGTTCCCTCGAGATCCGGTTGGAGAGTGCGAAACCCGCCAACCTTGTGATCGACGGTCAGTCCACCATCGTTGTGGGCGAGAATGCATCCATATCCGTCACGAAATCCGTGAACCCGGCATTATTCGTCACGACCGGGAAGAACTTCTTTGAAAAGGTGGACCGGAAGCTCAGGCGACTTTGAGCCTGGGGTCTTATGCGCATATGAGAGTTATTATCACTCCTGCCGGGTATACCGTGCAGTGGTGACAAGTGATGGATCAGACTATCCGGACCGATTTTAATTATGCGGAGGCATCCGCCGCGCTGAAAACGGCACTAGGATTGAAGACTTCTCCGGTCGCGATAAAGCTCGCCACAAGCAGGGCCGATATCCCCGAGGGCATGGAAAAATTCGAGGGAACAGTGAGGCACTGCCAGATGGTGAGTATCGCCCGGAAAGAAGGCAGGGCATTCTATGCAACCGTGGACAACCACGAATGCATGGGCGGTGCCTGGGCGCTCGGCCTCCGGGAGATCACCGAGACCCTGAAAACCGGACATTTTTACTTCAAACTGGGCAAATACGAGAGCACTGCGGCATGTAAAAGGACCATCGACAAAATTCCCCACGTTGAATCGGGTGCAACATTCGCAACACTCTACGCCCCCCTTGAAAAAACCAGTTTCTCGCCTCACATCGTACTAATCGTCGCCCCCCCCCGGACCATGCTCAAACTCGCACAGGCAAGCCTGTTCAAATACGGTGGAAGGATAGTCTCGGAATTTTCGGGTATCCAGTCCGTCTGCTCCGATACCACCGCCCAGACCTACCTGACCGGGAAACCGAATTACAGCCTGGGGTGCGACGGTTCCAGAAAATTCTCGGGAATCGAGGATGACGAGATGGTGATGGGGTTCCCGATCGAGATGCTCACGGATATGGTGGATGCCGTCCGGGTGGTCACCGCTGCTCCAGGCTCAAAAAAATAATTTTTTTTTTCGTCGAATTTTTCCCGCCCCGTAATTCGAGACGGGCCAACGATAAACATTTTTTTGTTTTGCCCGCATAGAGCCAGGAAAGATAATTCGCATGATATGACGCTCCCTGGGCTGCGCCCCGCCGCGGGCGTCCCAAAAGGATAGGCTGTGACTGTCGTATGCTCACGATCCAGTACGATTGATAGCGGGAGTACACTGCCCGTTCTCTATTGAATCATTCCGGCGCTCCGGAGCGGATTTAACCTTTTTCCCGGGATATCGCGACGGGGGCTGCCGGAGACGCGGGGGTGGAGCCCCGGGAACATCAAACAGTAAGAATGTAGAAAAAGCCAGTTTTTCGTTACCGTTTTTCCCTTTTAATGCGTTTCCCGTTTTGCCGCCGCAACGGTCACGTTGTCCCTGCTTGTCCGCAGCGCATCATGGACGAGTGCCTCGCAGAGATGGGAGAACGGGACAGTTCCTGAAATTTGCGCTATCTCAGCGTCGGAGAGCCCGTCGATCAAGCCGTCGGAGCAGAGCATTAAAAGATCTTCATCGTTCATCCGGAGGTCGTAGAGATCAGGGGAATCCCCCGGACGCCCCGCGATACGGGTGACGATATTTTTCATCGGATGACGGTTCGCCTCCTCGAGCGTGAGAATGCCCCGTGAGACCATCTCCATGACCCTCGAATGATCGACGGAGAGCCGGACCGCTCCTTCAGGTCCGATGGAATATGCCCTGCTGTCACCCAGGTTTCCAAGTATCCCGTGCCCTTCCTCGCGGATAAGGGCGGCCACCAGGGTGGTCCCCATGCCCTGCCATGCGGGTGTCGCGATGCCGCGGGAAAACACTTCATTGTCGGCGGAAGAGAACCCCTTCTTCATTATAATCCGTAAAACACCGTGATCCGGGTCCGGGGAGTCCGCGAGACCCCGCCCGACTGCACGATGAAGCTCCTCCAACGCCAATGCACTCGCGATATCACCCGCGGGATGACCTCCAAGACCGTCTGCGACCGCGATGAGGGTGAGGCCCTGAGGAAACTTCCATACCCCGCACGCATCCTCGTTCCTGGGACGGATGCCACGGTCGGTCAAAAAACAGGTCTTCATATGATTCACCCCGGCGAGGACATATGCCTCATTCGACGGTCAGGGGTATTGATGTATTCGAAATTATAAATTTATGCCCGGGAAGACCGGAAAAACGGGCGCTCAGTTCTTTTCGAGGACAAGGATCCTTCTCGTCAGGCTCTTATGGACGCGCTGTCCGTATGAGTCCACGATCCTGAATTTTCCCATGGCAAGGTCGCGAATGTCCCGGTGAGTCACCAACACCACCCTCTTTCCTGGTTTTAGCACTCTCCTCATCTCGGTGAGCGAATCATTATAGAGGGACTCAATGCTCGAGGCTGCGATGCAGACCGACTGCCCGTACGGCAGGTCTGTAACGATCGCATCGAATGTACCGTCCCGAAACGGCAGGTCTGTGGAATCAGCGATAACCAGTTCCGCCGAAGGAACGTTCATCCTGCTCCCCTTCACCATCAGGGGATCGATATCGCTTCCCACTGACGATGCCCCGATCATCACTCCTTCCAGGACGATCCCCCCGGTTCCGCTGAAAGGGTCGAGCATCAGTTCGCCGGGCAGGACCCCGGAAATATTCACCAGGGCCCGTGCCGTCAGGGGCATCATAACCCCGGGATGGAAGAAAGGACGATCTCCGGGGCGCCTCCTAGAGAACGAACCACGGTCGATGGCGAAGAGCACACGACCGAAGTAGCAGGTGTCGCCCGAGAGGACCGCCCGGTATTCTTCCTCCGGGTGATCGAGAGAAACCTTCCCGTGTATCTGGGAACCTATCTCACGTTCCAGTTCCTGGCGGGAATCTTCCATCAGGCTTCCCTCTATCTTCTTGACCCTCCCTGAAAACGAGCGGGATGTTGCGATATCCAGTTCCCCGAGCATTTTCCGGAACGCCTTCCTGTTTGCGGGGCATTGCCCGAGATATTCGATCACCACGTGGGTCAACGCCAGCCTTCTCGCCCTGTCCGTGTCGGCACAATCCCCTACCACCACCTGGGGCCTCCGCTCGAGGATACGGGCGCAGGAGGCCACCTCGGCCGCCGGAAGTTCGGGGTGTTCCCCGGAGAGCTCGAAGATCAGCTTCATTCCATCTCAATTGGGGTCAAATATTCAAATATCTGTGTTTCGTGCAGCATCAGTGACGAAGGATTTATTCATGGACGGGATATAGGGGGTGCCGTAGAGAAAAGGAGGTACCAGGATGAGTAAGATCGCGGTGCTGATCGCCGATATGTTCGAAGACGTTGAGTATGCAGAACCCGCGGAAGGCTTTAAAAAGGCCGGGCATACCCTGATCCACGTGGGTCTCAAACCGGGGGCTGTCGTCCGGGGAAAACACAACAGGGAAAAGGTGCTCATCGACCGCTCGGCGGATGACGTACACGTCGCCGAGTTCGACGCCCTGTTCATCCCCGGGGGGTACTCTCCCGACGGGCTTCGCGCCCATCCCGGGCCTGTGAAATTCGTGAAGGACTTTGTCGAATCGGGGAAACCTGTTATGGGGATATGCCACGCGGCCCAACTCCTGATTACTGCGCAGGTCCTCGGGGGTAGGAGAGTTACCGGATGGGTCTCAATTGTCCAGGACATAAAAAATGCAGGGGCTGATTACGTGGACCAGGCGGTAGTTGAGGACGGCAACCTCCTCTTCTCCCGTAACCCCGGGGATATCCCCCGTTTCATCGAGGCCTCGCTCAGGAAAATGAAGGAAGCGGGATGATCTACGGGAGACCTACTTCTTCCCTTTCAGCCCGCTGAAAAATCCCTTTTTATGCTCCAGGGGACGGTTCCCTTCCAACTCCATGATCCGTTCATAGAGTTCCTTCTGTTCCCCCGAAACGTTCTTCGGGGTAACGATCTTCACCCTCACCAGCAGGTCACCCGGTTTGGCCCGCCTCCTGACCCCTTCACCCGGGATCTTGAGGGCCGTGTTGTGCTGGATCCCTGCCGGGATATTCAGCTCCACCTGGCGTTTATCGATGGTCTCGACCTCGGTTACCGATCCGAGCACCGCCTGCGCAGGGGAGACCGCGACGATGGTCTCCAGGTTGTCCCCGTGACGGGTGAACCTGTCGTGCGGCCTCACATAGACCTCGATGAAGAGGTCCCCGTTCGGTGCCCCGTAATCCCCGGCTTCACCGTAACCTTCCATACGGAGCCTCATCCCGCTCTCGATACCGGCCGGGACATGGACCGAGACCTTTCGCTTCACCTGGGTATGGCCGGTTCCCTTGCACTCGGGGCACCTCTTCTCCGGGACCCTGCCCCGCCCGTGGCACTCGGTACAGGTGCTCATCCTCACGAACTGGCCGAAGATGGTCTGGCTCATCTGGCGCATCTGTCCGGTCCCCCCGCACCGGGTACACGTGATCAGCTTCTTGGTCTCGCTCCCGGTCCCGTTGCAGGCAGGACACGCCTCGGAATGGGTGACCTCGATCTCACGGTCCGTCCCGAAGACCGCATCGTCCAGGTTGATCTGGATCTTCATGAGCAGGTCATGGCCCGGTTGCGGGCCGCTCTGCTGGCGCCCTCCGAAACCCCCGCCGAAGAAGTCGAAGATATCCCCGAAGCCGCTGAAATCTGCGGAGAAGCCTCCTCCTCCGAAGCCGCCGCCCCCGGTGTAAGACCCCCTCGAGGCGTTGGTATAGGTGTCGTGGCCCATATGGTCGTACTGGGCCCGTTTCTGCGAATCTGAGAGCACCTGGTAGGCCTCGTTGATCTGCTTGAACTTTTCTTCCGCACCCGGTTCCTTGCACACATCGGGGTGATACTTCCTCGCCAGGTTGCGGTACGCCTTTTTTATCTCTTTCTCGTCAGCGTTCCGCGGAACTCCGAGGGTCTCGTAGTAGTCTCCCGATGGCATGGAGTTCACTCATCTTTTACCTTGAAGTCGGCGTCCACCACATTGTCCTGGTTCCCGGTATCGCCCCCGGGGCCGCCCGCCCCGCCCGTCGCCTGGGCCTGCTGCGCCTGCTGTTCGGCCTGGACTTTCTGGTAGATTTTGGTGGTGACGGCATAGATCGCCTCGGTCAGCGCTTCCATCTGCTTTTTTATCTCGTCGCTGTTATCGGACTCGAGCGCTTTTTTGACCTCCGCAACCCCGCTCTCTATCTTCTCCCGGTCGGCGGGCTCGATCTTGTCCCCGCTCTCCTTGAGCATCTTTTCTGCGGAGAAGACCGCGGTGTCGGCCATGTTGCGCAGTTCTATCTCTTCTTTCTTCTTCGCGTCTTCCTGCTCGAACTGTTTCGAGTTCTCAACCATCCTCTTGATCTCGTCTTCGGAGAGTTTCCGGTCGCCCTTGATGGTGATTGCCTGCTGGTTCCCGGTTCCCAGGTCTTTTGCAGATACGTGCAGGATACCGTTGGCATCGATATCGAAGGTCACCTCGATCTGGGGAATGCCCCGTGGAGCCGGGGGTATCCCGGTAAGCTGGAACTTGCCCAGGGTGAAATTATCTTTGGCAAGTGCCCGCTCGCCCTGTACCACATGGATCTCCACACTGGTCTGGCCGTCGGCTGCAGTGCTGAAGATCTGACTCTTCCTCGTGGGAATGGTGGTGTTTCTCTCGATAAGCTTTGTCGCGATACCGCCCAGGGTCTCGATCCCCAGGGTGAGCGGGGTTACATCGAGGAGCACAATATCCTTCGTCTCGCCGGTGAGCACTGCGCCCTGGATTGCTGCCCCGAGCGCCACGCATTCGTCCGGATTGATCCCTTTGTCCGGCTCCTTGCCCATGATCTTCTTCACGGTCTCCTGGACCAGAGGGACCCGGGTCGACCCGCCGACCAGCAGTACGTGGTCTATCTTCTCGGGGGTAAGCTTTGAATCGGAGAGGGCCTGTTTCACGGGCCCTACCGTGGATTCCACCAGGTCACCGATCAACTGTTCGAGTTTCGCCCTGGTGAGGTCGATATCGAGGAACTTGGGTCCCGTGGGACCGGTCGTGATATAGGGGAGGTTGATGTTGGTTTTGCTCTTCTGGGAGAGCTCGATCTTCGCGTTCTCGGACGCGTCTCTTAACCGCTGCATCGCGATGGGATCGGTCTTGAGGTCGATGCCTTCCTTTTTCCTGAATTCTTCGACCAGGTAGTCCATCACCCGCTTGTCGAAATCGTCTCCGCCCAGGAAATTGTTGCCCGAGGTAGCCTTTACCTCGAAGACGCCGTCGCCGAGGGTCAGGATGGAGACGTCGAAGGTCCCGCCGCCGAGGTCGTACACCAGGACCGTGACGTCGTGCTCCTTATCTATGCCGTACGCGAGTGCGCTCGCGGTGGGTTCGTTGATGATCCGCAATACCTCGAGACCCGCGATCTCCCCGGCGTCCTTGGTCGCCTGCCGCTGGGCGTCGTTGAAGTAAGCGGGAACGGTGATGACCGCCTTTTTGATCTTCTCCCCGAGATACGCCTCGGCATCTATCTTCATCTTCTGGAGGATCATTGCCGAGATCTCCTGGGGGGTATACTGTTTCTCGTCGATCTTCACCTTCTCGCCCGAACCCATCTTCCTCTTGATGGACTGTATGGTACGTCCGGGGTTGGTGATGGCCTGCCGCCTGGCCAGGCTCCCGACGAGACGCTCGCCGTCCTTGGTGAAGGCGACCACCGAGGGAGTGGTCCGCTGTCCTTCCGCGTTGGGGATCACCGTGGGTTTTCCTGCCTCCATTATCGCCATGCAGGAGAAGGTGGTCCCCAGATCGATTCCGAGCACTTTTTCCGTTGCCATATCACTCACACTCTTTTCCTTTCGAGACTGCAACCTTCGCACATCTGATGACCTTATCGTGCATCCTGTAGCCCTGGCAGACCTGGTCGATCACCACGCCCTCGTCATGATCCGAGGGCACGTATGCGATCGCCTCATGTTCGGCAGGATTGAACTTCCTGCCCCTGGACTCTATCCTGGTAATGCCGTGGCGCTCGAGCACCGCGTCGAAGAGCTTGCTGATCTGCTCCAGCCCTTCCCGTACGGCGCCGTTCTCGGCAGATAAGGCACGTTCGAAATTATCCGCCACTTCAAGGAGTTCGATCGCGAATTCCTCGATGGCAAACCTTACACGCTGGTCGAGATCCCGGGAGACCCGCCTCTGGTAATTTTCAAAATCCGCGGCGAGCCGGAGAAATCGATCGTTAAGGTCATCGTATCTCTTCTGCATCTCATCCGGTGCGGGAGAGCTCTCCGGCGATTCTTCCCTGGAAACCGATTCTTTTTTCGTTTCAGGGTTCACTGGAGCCCCCTCTTCTGATTGCGTCATACGATGATCAGTATCTATTGCATTGTGGTTCTATAAATAATTTCTGATATTTCGAAAAAGGGAAATCAAACCAAATGTGAGTTTATTATCAAAATGAAGGCTGAAAATAACCTATTTGCGGCGGTATGATCTCTTTTTTGACACCGCGGGAGCCGCTTCACGCATCTTGGGGGGGAGGACGTCCCACCGCCAGAGCCCGCAGGAGAAGAACTGCTCGGGATGATGTTTTCCCTTGTAGTACTCCTTCAGAAACTCGATCCAAAGAGAGTACAGCTCGGGATGAATCGATTTCACATGCTCCGATTCGCTCTCAAGCATCGCGGGACACATCCAGCACCCTACCCGCTCGAACCCCATCTCATACAGGGGATTTACCGGGAGTTCCCGCCACCATATGTAGAGAAATACCTCGAGCGCACGCCAGTTCCGTATCGGGGAGATGTTCACCTGTGCCGGGTTGAACGGGTTGACCGCAACCGGGGGGAGGTTCGCCCGGGCAAACGATTCGTACCACCGGTTACCCTGGACCGTTACGCACGGACCGGTTTTTTTCCGCCATTCCTTGACCGGTTCGAGCTTGAGGCATTCGCAGCACCAGCGCTTGTCCTTCTTCGGGGGGCCCGCTTTCCGCACTTCCTTCCAGAAATCACCCCCGAAAAGCCGGACCTGGAGGTCATGACGGGACACGAACTCAAGGGTTTCCGGAAATTCAAGACCCGTATTGACGAAATATGCAGTGGTGATCCCGGCCCGCCGGGCGAGCTCGAGGGCCACCGTACTGTCCTTCCCTCCTGAGAACGAGACATTTGCCTCCGGCCGGTCATGCATGTGCTGCCTGATGAACCGTACCGCGTTCCGCTCGAGGTTATGGAGGTGATACCGGTTGCGTTCGACCACGAGATCCCATCCGGGATCTGCCTCCTCGCGAGGCTGAATGACGCCGATCTGTTTGATCCGGACGAAACCTCCGGATAATTGTCCCACGCCGTGGAGTTTTCCGGATCTGACGACCACACTGCCGTCTGCAAGCGACGTTCCTACGGCGACTTTCTTCCCCCCGATTCGCTTACCGGGATGCGTTCCCGGTTCACCGATATCCACGATTCCTTTCGTTATCCAGGGGAGGATCGCCGGAAGTCCCTCGAATGCGAGGTCAAAGGAGTAGGTCCTGCCGAAGGGATCGAATGAGAGCCAGCCGAGACGGGTCCCGTTGGCGATTACCAGGTCTTTCCTGTCGGTCCCGCCGGTCTTGTTCAGCAGGATGATCCTCGGGATTCTGGCGACCCCGAACCTTTTCGCGATCAGGGAGCGGATGATCTCCATGTCCGCGGAAAGCGCAGGCCGTACGTCGTACGGCTGGAGGAGCTCGAGCGGGATCCCCTCCGCTCCGCACCCGCAGGTCCTCCCGATCAGCGGGACGTTGCATTCCCTGCACCAGTACAACAGCTTCTTTACCGGCGGCTCTCTCATTTCCATACTACCTTGCGCAGGTGAGCGGATAAGAATTCACCATGGGGACCATCAATCACACGGGACAGGGTCAGGCTCATTATCTCCCGCTGCCCATTACACCTCATGAAGTGGGCACTGCTTTCTGTCTGGGACAAGACAGGAATTATCGAACTCGCCGGCTCCCTGGCATCCCGCGGGGTGGGGATCCTCAGTTCGGGCGGCACAGGAAGAGCCCTCCAGACCGCAGGGATTCCCTACACTGAGGTATCCGAATATACCGGGTTTCCGGAGATGATGGACGGGAGGGTGAAGACCCTCCACCCCCGCGTCCATGGAGGACTCCTCGGCCGGCGGGGAATCGACGACTCGGTCATGGAACAACACGGCATCCGCCCCATCGACCTTCTGGTGGTGAACCTCTACCCCTTCGAGGAGATGGCGAAGAGCGGAAAAGGGCTGGATGAACTGGTCGAGTACATCGATATCGGTGGACCGGCCATGATCCGCGCCGGAGCAAAGAATTTCCGGGACGTGGCGGTGCTGGTCGACCCGAACGATTACGGCATGGTAGGGGAGGCGCTCGATTCCGGAGGGTTCCTTCCCGAACAGAAACTCGCCCTCGCAAGGAAGGCGTTCGCCAGGACCGCCGCGTACGACGCGGCTATCAG
This window harbors:
- a CDS encoding nucleotide exchange factor GrpE, which codes for MNPETKKESVSREESPESSPAPDEMQKRYDDLNDRFLRLAADFENYQRRVSRDLDQRVRFAIEEFAIELLEVADNFERALSAENGAVREGLEQISKLFDAVLERHGITRIESRGRKFNPAEHEAIAYVPSDHDEGVVIDQVCQGYRMHDKVIRCAKVAVSKGKECE
- a CDS encoding phosphoadenosine phosphosulfate reductase domain-containing protein, whose amino-acid sequence is MREPPVKKLLYWCRECNVPLIGRTCGCGAEGIPLELLQPYDVRPALSADMEIIRSLIAKRFGVARIPRIILLNKTGGTDRKDLVIANGTRLGWLSFDPFGRTYSFDLAFEGLPAILPWITKGIVDIGEPGTHPGKRIGGKKVAVGTSLADGSVVVRSGKLHGVGQLSGGFVRIKQIGVIQPREEADPGWDLVVERNRYHLHNLERNAVRFIRQHMHDRPEANVSFSGGKDSTVALELARRAGITTAYFVNTGLEFPETLEFVSRHDLQVRLFGGDFWKEVRKAGPPKKDKRWCCECLKLEPVKEWRKKTGPCVTVQGNRWYESFARANLPPVAVNPFNPAQVNISPIRNWRALEVFLYIWWRELPVNPLYEMGFERVGCWMCPAMLESESEHVKSIHPELYSLWIEFLKEYYKGKHHPEQFFSCGLWRWDVLPPKMREAAPAVSKKRSYRRK